From the genome of Monomorium pharaonis isolate MP-MQ-018 chromosome 1, ASM1337386v2, whole genome shotgun sequence:
TTCGAGCTCGATGAGAAAGATTTAGTCTTTATCAAAAACCCCGATCAACGTGACAAAGATGAGAAaggctttttaattaatctgatTGATTCACCTGGGCACGTAGATTTTTCGAGCGAGGTCACAGCTGCCCTCCGTGTCACTGATGGAGCTCTCGTTGTCGTTGACTGTGTTTCTGGTATGTATTTTATGCttttcttttgcttttttgttttataatatttttatggtcAGTCATCTTCCAGCACACAAGGGTTACTCTGTAGTATGCCGTTTGGTTTACACTGATCGGTATACGTTGACAGTGTTGACAGTGCAATggaagaagaataaaaaagcgATTGTATCTAAACGCTGTTAGTGGACCTCTATCCTTATGCCCGTTATTAACACGCTACGATACAAATGCTACATTGCCTTTCTTTTCATTTGACGTTACGTTGTTTCAAAGTGtgtttattgttttgttaatataatttttatcaagtaatatcaacgattttctgaaataaaaaaagttattttaaatatttatttctcttcagGTGTGTGCGTACAAACTGAAACTGTACTGCGCCAGGCAATTGCCGAGCGTATTAAGCCTGTTTTATTTATGAACAAAATGGACCGTGCACTGTTGGAACTTCAGCTCGATAGTGAAGATCTCTATCAAACTTTCCAGCGTATCGTTGAAAACGTTAACGTTATTATTGCAACGTACTCTGACGACGACGGTCCCATGGGTGAAGTTAGAGTAAgtgatgaataaaataatcttttagagagttaaaaaaaacattcgtTTTAAACACTATTTCTAAAtgtacatttgtaaaataGGTAGATCCTAGCAAAGGCTCTGTAGGGTTTGGTTCTGGTCTTCATGGTTGGGCCTTTACCCTGAAACAATTCTCCGAGATGTATGCCGAGAAATTTAAGATTGACGTGGTGAAACTTATGAACAGACTGTGGGGCGAATCCTTCTTCAATCCCAAGACCAAGAAGTGGAGCAAACAGAAGGAAGCCGATAATAAACGATCCTTCTGTATGTACGTCTTAGATCCAATTTATAAGGTGAGCAATCTTAAACgcataaaacaatatatatttctatgttagaaaagtattaattaaaataaaaaaattgtttataggTATTCGATAGTATTATGAATTACAAGAAGGAGGAAGCAGATAATCTTCTGAAGAAGCTAGGTATCGTACTGAAGCCTGAAGATAAGGACAAGGATGGAAAAGCACTGTTGAaggtagaattttttaaattgaagtaCAACtcgatataaatatacatgatgattatttcaaagcttttttCTGACACCTCTTCTGACTTATAATGAGGGAATGCTTAAAATCTGAGAGACATTCGATGACTTCGTGCCGATTTGTTCTCTTTGGAGTAGCTTCATTGTACACGATTTTTCTAGGTTGTTATGAGAACGTGGTTGCCCGCTGGAGAGGCTCTTCTTCAGATGATTGCCATTCACCTGCCGTCTCCCGTAACTGCTCAAAAATACCGCATGGAGATGCTGTACGAAGGACCGCTCGATGACGAAGCTGCCATTGGAATTAAGGTATGCGATATGTATCCAAGTCTCTAGGATACTTGACACACACATGATGAAATACATTTCACAGACCTGTTCTGATATGTAATGAAGGAGGATAGAAATGCTGACTTTTAAGAGGAAtcataatagatattattgaGAAAGTACTTTAATTAACTGAATCATCTTTTGTAGAACTGCGATCCGAATGGACCACTAATGATGTACGTTTCGAAAATGGTACCGACATCGGACAAGGGACGTTTCTACGCTTTCGGCCGAGTGTTTTCGGGCAAAGTGTCTACCGGCATGAAGGCCCGCATCATGGGACCCAATTTCCAACCGGGCAAGAAGGAAGATCTGTACGAGAAAGCTATCCAACGTACTATCCTGATGATGGGTCGTTACGTTGAAGCCATCGAAGATGTGCCTTCTGGTGGGTATCATGACATCTCGCGgtgcttattttattttaaactgtgCACATGATGATTGTTCTTCACAGACCTGTTCTGAATTATTTGTGATAGAGACATAGAACGGCCagctgaaatttaatttaacgcaaTTGAAATGATTTAGTTATGCATCCACATGTTATAATTAGTGATGCGTTTGCAGGTAATATTTGCGGCCTTGTCGGTGTCGATCAGTTTTTGGTTAAGACCGGTACCATCACGACATTCAAGGATGCGCACAATATGAAAGTCATGAAATTCTCTGTATCGCCTGTTGTGCGTGTCGCGGTTGAGCCGAAGAATCCCGCTGATTTGCCGAAATTAGTCGAAGGTGCGTAAATTTTCTGGTTTagttcatatttaattattagtcttttgcaaaacaaaaattcaaattttttaatatagattattttatataatgtatttatctacttaaaattttcctcgTGTAAACTCGAGATATGATTATATGATGAGACTAACATGAGCATTGGGTTATGAAGACctatgattaaatttttccatCTGACGATGTAACCATAAATctcgttaaatattaattttttttttgcgttatAAATCAATTATGTTTAATTCGACAGGTCTTAAACGTTTGGCAAAATCCGATCCTATGGTACAGTGTATCATTGAGGAATCTGGTGAGCATATTATCGCCGGCGCCGGAGAATTGCATCTTGAGATTTGTCTAAAGGATCTCGAGGAAGATCACGCATGCATTCCGATCAAGAAATCCGATCCTGTTGTGTCTTACAGAGAAACGATCTCCGAACAGTCGAATCAAATGTGTTTATCGAAATCCCCGAACAAGCACAACCGTCTGTTCATGATGGCTTGTCCGATGCCAGATGGTCTGGCTGAAGATATTGACAGtgtaagttttatttctttttcttcagaAATTTCAACATggtatctttaataaaattgaatgaaGTGTGGTATTTAAGTGAGAAAGAGTTCGTGTAGTtgatttattatcattttacgataataaattttattcttttgcaGGGTGATGTTAATCCACGAGATGACTTCAAAGTGCGCGCTCGTTACTTGAACGAGAAATACGATTACGACGTTACGGAGGCAAGAAAAATCTGGTGCTTCGGACCTGACGGCAGCGGACCTAACATATTGGTTGACTGCACCAAGGGTGTACAGTATCTCAATGAAATTAAGGATTCTGTCGTAGCTGGATTCCAGTGGGCTACGAAAGAGGTAAAAGATTTTTGTCTTGAATCAAGCACATGggttatttatgtttaacgAAAATTCACTTATTTCTGAATGTTATAGGGCGTTCTTTCAGAGGAGAATTTGAGAGGTGTACGTTTCAATATACACGATGTGACACTACATGCCGACGCGATCCACAGAGGTGGTGGTCAAATTATCCCTACCACAAGACGTTGCCTTTATGCCTGTCTTCTCACTGCCTCACCCCGTATTATGGAACCCGTTTACTTATGCGAAATTCAggtaaattattgaaatttttattttttgatgaaattatacacatttgtcatattttacacacatattgtagtaaaaaaactgacaggacaaatattaaaattacttttttttgcaGTGCCCAGAGGTAGCGGTCGGTGGTATCTACGGCGTGCTGAATCGTAGGAGAGGTCACGTGTTCGAAGAACAACAGGTGGCGGGTACTCCTATGTTCGTAGTTAAAGCGTACCTTCCTGTAAACGAATCTTTCGGCTTCACTGCCGATTTGCGCTCTAATACTGGTGGTCAGGCTTTCCCACAGTGTGTATTCGATCACTGGCAGATCCTGCCGGGTGATCCAATGGAACTCACCTCTCGACCTTACCAAGTTGTCCAAGTACGTATATAagcagttttttttacatattttctttttttcctatttaaatagatatttgttCTTGGGACAAAGTACAAGTTTCACTGAACAGGCAATCGCCTTATCGCCAAGTAATTCTCCAATATCTCACCACGTGCATAACTGATGGCGACGTTGACTCATTGCGTCGCTATTTTTAATCTCGTGGAAAAGAAAGCGTTTTTTAGTTTTGGTGTTCCAGTAGTCTATCCTGGTTTGCCTGAATAGGGAAACGTACagtttttttgttatacaaaCAAAACGTTAtggaaatgattaattaaaattatcacgataataaacaaatcgacataaattttttttcaggaaaCACGCAAGAGGAAGGGATTGAAAGAGGGTCTCCCAGACTTGAACGCATACCTTGACAAATTGTAACCTCAAGTACGCGCACCATATTTAAATacctatttaaatattgtaattcgATTAATTGCTGGAACTGTTGTATACAATTACAACATCGGTTTACTATGAATTTTGTTTTGCGCAATCATCCGTGAGAGACACGCAATTATAAATACGAACAAgagtaataaaatgtaattataccgaaagaaacaaaaaaatatgcgGAATATATCTGCATGTAAAAGTGGGAGGCGGTAcgttttgtacatttatttaattaagaacgGTAACAAGATCGACCggttactttatattttttagcatATTGGGAATAGATTGTTATTATGGCGCTTTTCCGCGCCGATCtttgtttaaaagataatGAAAGATAGAATGATTCTGTAatcatttacaatatattcCTTTTTTACTGGAATTTAGTATCTTATGTTGtattgtgaattttttaatcaattcgGATGCGAATGGTTCCCGAAAGCTGCTAAATACTAAAGAGGAAGAGAATCACAACAATGTACCCATAATACGaaaatatcaagaaattaaagctGAAATTACGAAACAACAGCGAACACTTTTATTCCCTTTGCCTAATAAGGCACTGAATGTTACAATCATTACAAAGTGCGTGTGCACCAATTTATTGTTCCAGAGACCAGctataattttatctcttatACTTTTCTactcacatttttttattcacacaTCTACAATCGTTCTCGTAATAAAATAGATGTATATATAGGATAATGATCGGAATCAAGATATGAATCGATCGCTCATATATAACGAGGattcttatataataatgaaggGATCTTAAGACAATGCACCGCAACCTAAAAAGGGTTATTGTGTTACGTCTATGCTGATGAATTAAAAGTACatctatgtattaaatattaaaacattacattttcGCGATTCGTgcgagataaaaagaaaatatattattttcttgcttTGCCGTTTTGTGGAGTCGCGAAGTCACGAAGCTGCATAGGTATCACCACTATTGGTTCGTTGAACTGTGGGACGTCTGTGTAAATGGACCACGTACGCTCGATGCAGTCGAAGATGCCTGAAATAGATAAgtcatatgtttatataaacggttcctgaaattttttcaagctTTTCtcacgcgttttttttttattcagaataTTGATAGATCTTTATAGATTCTACTAAGCAACTTCTGATTCATCGAATAAGCGCGTAGAAGAATTAAGAAACACGTGTTGAGATTTTAATCGGTTTCCATTTCTGGAGACaagaaattcttaaataaaaatgatgtaaTCTTTCTTGCTTCATATTGTGTCACTTTGtgtttttagataaaaatattcgtcAACATACACCGCTGTATCTACGCTTGATGATCCTGGCTAATACGATCGTACATCCGTGACTAATTTTAGTACTgaaggaaaataaaaagaacatgAATTCAACTCTACCAGTGGCAATTGTCTTTATTGCATCATCATCGCTGCCAAAATCTTGATAGACCCTGTAATCCTTGCCCGTCTGATCGCTAAGTATGTCGATTACATCCTGCCGAGACTCAGCCGGCCGATGCTTCGAAATCGCTTCCATCCTCCTGATACTGCTCTGTATAATACGTCCTTCCACTTCCGCCACCTTCAGATGTAGGTATCTAAAATACATAGGAATGCGTTACGCGGAAACAATACAGAGATTCGTGTAATATATACGCAAAAAAAACATCCTtattttgcgaatatctttacATTCAAAATGTTACAATGAGATTATATAGACAGACATAATTTGCTTATATGGAGAATGAATTttgtatagtttttattttttaaaatgtttgtcattattcaataataatttttatgagttgAGAGGAAAATATGtcagaaatagaaaataaatttttgaaccaAGAATTTATAACTATCAaaagcttattttttttaaactattttaatgctgaaaatataatattttattaaaatttaatttaaaattattaaattttttaaagaaaattgtgtgtctgtgtgtgtacacagtactaaaatatattctatttaacaatattttattttttcatatatatttcttacttatatatgaaaaaatataatatattttagttttaattggatattgttttgataatgATTTGAtagtttcgttttttttttgtgtgtatgaTTGCATGCGTTActccataattattttgatcttCTACGTTGTATGATTGAAAAAGGACAAAAGTGGGCGAAAAAATAGCTTCTTCGAGGTGCgggaaagataaataaatgcgTCATTTTGCGAAAACGGGTTATTCTGTTTATGCATATGTAAATCTCTACGCGCAATGTGGGCATCATATACTTGTTGCAATGCGAAATATTCTCGCCCGGACTGACGGTCAGGATGCTGAGTTGCGACCGGTTTGCGTCGATCTCAGCCGGACCCACTTCGGCGTTGTGAAACATCCGGTCGCCCTCTTGTGCGAGGAACGTCATGTTCACCGAGAAGCCCTCCGCCGCGCCGTAACCCTCGTTCCTCAAGGTCTGTTGCGCCTGCACAAAGTTCGCCACGCCCAGCAACGCTCGCGTAATGAAGTATCGCGCTGGGTATAGCGAAATCTCGATTAGGACGAAAccgaatttttatacatatagaatgtaagtgtataaaaattctttcaaaatcGGACAAtgcaaaatagattttttcctCGAGTTACTccgatgaaaatttttctcaaaattagaacattttttagaaatattgaaaaaatctacatcttttcttagaattttttatgtgtgatTCATATCtcgttttataatttctaaaaaatacattttttttagattttacaagattttatcagaaattactatttcgaaatttatgtataagtaCGAGAAATTCTAAAACAGGTAGATtgtttttcaacatttttgaaaaatgttctaaaatttgtataaaaaatcagagaaatttttttctaaaaagttataaaattaaacaaaaattctgaaaaattatatggaaaattttgaaaaatattttcacaagAGCGGTGATTTAAATTGTGAAGGGGCTTGGTACTTCACAAAGAAATAACACCCACGAGTCTTGCCGGATCGCAGGACCGCCGCGCTGAGGGTATTGATGCTGTAAACGAGACCGTGGTGGTTGTAGCCCATTGTGTAACCCGGCAGGAAACCAGCGTAACTCAGTGACGTGAACTTTTCCTCTTTGTAGCCCTTCTCAATTACGTGAGCGCTCACAATGTACCAGTGGTTCAATGTTTCCCTAACAGCATCCTCATTATGACCTAAGATCTCCTGTGCTTATTATCAAGCGCATGGAAACAATAAAATCAAACAACACGCAACTAGATAAGATAGAAGaagataagaataaaataaatttcgcatGATATAATCAaatgatataaagtaaaatagtatacctatatataatatctatatataataatcatagAAAGAGAGTGaagtttacattttatatgatgCATATACGAATTTAATGTACGAACATTTAcgatttatttacaaattgaaTAAACAGTTAAGTTTATATCGACATGACGAGATAACACATCTGTAGTTTCGTACTTGGTTACGTAAGACAATAATCGTGACGTTCCAAAGAGAGATTTACGAAGAGGGTaatactaaattataattttttccagtattattgtttttcacACAGAAagcaaaattgatattatcgAGCTATAAGTACTCGTACATTTTTTAGCAATCGCGTTTTACGACAGCGATTAAAATGCTGAGATAACATAAAGATAATTGCCGTAACATATACTGCATGAtatgtcaataaaatattggttgagtttattaaaaaaaaaaattaaaccttGATCTAAATTCttgatttcttttataataatatattaattaaatttcttgtaGTGACAGTCGCTGCTATTtctcacatatttttattgatgtgtttaattaaacgcaaaaatttaaaattcgcgATATCCTTATAAAAAAGTGCTTATCATACGCAGTCAGActtactataatttattctaatttattttcactCTTACATGTCCCGGTTTGTTGCATATAATAGTTGAACAACCGACTGGAAGTGCATTTCCCTGCATTCCAGTAACATTTGGAAGAATGTCATCCAGATGCATTAGAAACAGCTGAAATGATCgcactttaatttaattttaaaatcgtataaattaaaatctttacaaTTACTTAAACTTTTTCATTGTCTCGATTTACGATTAAAACGATTAAAGTAAACTGAGAGAAATTTGCaagatttaaaagtaaattgaattaattaaccaATTCTTGATCATAAAAACTGAATTATATCTTTaagattaattctttttttttcaggtatTTGTCGTACTTTGTGAAACGGCACGTTTGCGCCATCCGCCGTCCCCTCGATCTCCCTCACATACTGCGGAAACTGTTTCTTGACTGCATCAAGGGTTTCGTTATAAACCTTCTTGCCCTGCTCAGTTGCGAATACGGGCAGATATTCCTCGTTCAGCGGTTTATAGATGTCCACGAAATCCTGGATCATCTTGGCGAAGGTGCGTCCCTAATgtagaacaaaaattaaagaaaaagagaatgaTGGATTTCACGAATGTGTGATTTAATATCGAACGCACGGCGTGATAGATTGATCAATAACGCGTGATAAGTATATGCAGAACGACAAGAATTTAATCTGTGTTAACGTCACACCAATGATCGTTCTCCTTTTCTTACTATCCCTTCATACACGTAGTGTTATCTCGCCTCGCACTTGTGTGCGATCGGATTAGCTATGCACCTTCTTAAAACATGTGTGATATATCAGAGTTCGTTCCTCCGGGCACGAGAAAAAAAACTGCATTGCAAGCTGCTGACAATCATGATTTACATACGTGCTTTCGCGCTACCCGTATTCCGTGCGCGAGTGTAAGTGCCACTATAAATTACATCGGCCGGTGACAGGTTTCATTTAGAACATGTAAACagcgaaaaaaattgtaatgtaaCATGCTTGACTTGTCATTTAAAGTGACAACGTCGAATTTCGGGAGCAAATCGAGTGAGCtgaaatatctattattatacagtaaatatgattaaaatacGATTATTAATATGTCAGAGTGACTGATGttgttattatattctaaattgtattctaaataaagtaaaacagtcattgtttaaaagtttaaagtaACATCGAATCGTtgggaaaataaaataattattaaatattaatgcaaagtttgtcaaagtattttatttggttCTTTTTTTCGAGGACTTTAAAGACGGAAAGAAGCATTtctaattttctgaaaatctCGCGGAAAGGCTCAATTTGGTGAAATCCTATTGCGCGCTGGCAAtatctttcaaataaatattatttaatctccTTACGATATCAAAGCCAATTTCGTAATGCGTTCCTCGAACGTGAATTATGGGAACATTTCTGCGGCTTATGCTCTTGGTCGTCGACTTGATCTTGCACGTATCGGTCGCTGCCATGTCTTCGTCGTGGAAAATAAGAatgcttcttcttcttttaaatctGATAGATATTTATGTCCTGGAAATTACGGCACAGAACATCGCATTTTACAAAACGTACGCTCGACTGGGATCAGGTGAATCAGCGCTGCAAGTTAAATCAGTAGTCGAAGCGCGGAAAATGATCGTAACGTGTTGTACAGTTACGTGTTAATCATTCCTATTGAGTCGGACttagcaaatatttaaaaaaaaaaggattatttGTCCAGCTCCTTTTTTTGCAGCTGCACTTAATCAACTAATCTATAAACGCTGTAAATTATTCCAATGTCAAGCAACGTGTttccatctttttttttatgaagctTTAGAAGTTTTCTTTAATCTGGTAACATCTGATTCTTTGCATACTAATGAGAGCTTGATAAAAAAGTTGTTATTAAACatgtaattacatataatcatgtaaTCGTGGAAATCAATAACGTAAACACGTTGTCATCTCATCCCATGTATAATTTTGACGTGTATCGATTTTCATGGAAGAGTTTATagtttatagtaataataatcaagataCTAATTACTAAACTTTGATGAAatgactttaattaaatattcagataaacaactaaatatttactgtttcgtaactgtttaataatcaatcggttattatattttatgtggtACGATTAGTTACGAtagtttgattattattaatataattactgggtattactgaatattttattatgtaaatcaaatatttataattgaaattattttatcaaagttttcgttattattattgaaacattattattaatattctttttgatATTGATACTCTTTTTTCAGTCTATGTACGCAAAGAGATCTTATGGAAAAAGGAGACACGAAAGGGAGTAAATTCAACGATGCGCGCCTACCTGACTTCTTCCGGGCTCCGCGAGTGGAAAACGTTGCGAATGGAGAACCGGACGCGGGGACGGCCACTCACGCAAGTAAAATTTCTTATCTGACACCAGTACGTCTGAGTAACGACTAACGATCGACGCACGACTGACAGCTCGCGGTCTTCGCGAGTAGGAAGACTCGCGAATGTCTCTTATCTGGCTTTTATAGCCTTCACATTATCGCTTTACATTCGCATACGCAGCGGTAAACGTTGCGCGGGCGATACGTTTACCacgatcaaataaaaaaaaaagttagaatttACGTATCGCTGCATGCACCGTCGCCCATTACCTTGAGACGATCTCGAAGAAATGAATCCGGGTCGCAGGAGGTCGCCGATAGCCACTCGAAGAGAAGGGAAGCTTAATCAAAGCTCCATTTAATTGTTCATCACTTCGTCCGACTAAAATTTGCCATAAACGATATAGCGGTTTCAATAGAGATGGATTTCATTTCCTAATCATTTCTATCAAATGGATGATCAAAAAACATTCGATTAACGGGGACACGTTTTATTGACACGAAATTTACGTGAAGTAAGGTTTAAAGgctcgaataaaaaaaagatgtagtgttaaagataatgataattatcatactactactactattactactttaaagtagtataatattttatgtttaagtCATGTTTAATCTATTTCTTACCGTACTTGAATTGTAtcgtacaataatataatattatatcatcTATTTTCAGTGAGTTTTCTTCGGAGATTAatctgaaatacataaatgtataaatatatacataatatgtgagataatatacacacacaagtTGATGTCCtttccatttttaataaatcttcagATCTGTTAttctaatctaatttttacttctttcgCAAGACGTGTGTGATTCTTGCGCCTCGTCATCGCAATTACGATGAATAATGGGAGGCAAAAAATTTGTACCTCTCATTACGTACATGCGTCATCGTAAAAGGACATCCCGCTAGAAATTAAGGTAGCACCATTTATAGCTGTCGGATTTTTACGACGCCTAGATCCGAATAAGTAGCgtgtttttctcttttgcaAAAAGATCTCATCTACCCCCCTCCCCTCGCAAATATCGTGCTCAAggttaaaaaaacatactgCCATGTGGATACCTAATTATTGACAATGGAAATACACTTGTAACGCGTGCATCTTCACGGTTAAATCTAGAAGCGCCGAGGCTCGTATATTCGCCTTTGTCTTAGTTATTGTCAACGATTtccacgtaaaaaaaaaaccgcgaGAGGAAACGTATGACCATTATAGAAGTCCAATTATGTGGCTTGGGTATTTTTTGTCCCGAGATAATTAGTCTATCGCACGCGTGTAGAGGCATTCTTCAAggatttaacaaaatgttttttatagaaaatcaaataaaaaatctccgcctatctaaaaatgtatcaataaTTTGCGCCATATAAATAGAGACAATCTATTAGACACTTAAGGTTTTTTTTCCAGAAATTTGTAAAggtgtataatttaatttcatggCGACGCGCAAAGTTCCGAACTGCGAGTTACGTCACAATCCATCGGAATTTGTGCGGCTTCCAAATTCTTGTCTATCCGCTAAatcaattatcatttattttacgcGGCTTCCGACAAAAGGTCACCGCAGTTCAAAGATCTTGTTCCGCTTGCGTTATAAAAACGCACACGTGCGGGTGCATTGCGCGCACGCTTTCATTTTCCTC
Proteins encoded in this window:
- the LOC105840139 gene encoding translation elongation factor 2; this translates as MVNFTVDEIRAMMDKKKNIRNMSVIAHVDHGKSTLTDSLVSKAGIIAGAKAGETRFTDTRKDEQERCITIKSTAISMFFELDEKDLVFIKNPDQRDKDEKGFLINLIDSPGHVDFSSEVTAALRVTDGALVVVDCVSGVCVQTETVLRQAIAERIKPVLFMNKMDRALLELQLDSEDLYQTFQRIVENVNVIIATYSDDDGPMGEVRVDPSKGSVGFGSGLHGWAFTLKQFSEMYAEKFKIDVVKLMNRLWGESFFNPKTKKWSKQKEADNKRSFCMYVLDPIYKVFDSIMNYKKEEADNLLKKLGIVLKPEDKDKDGKALLKVVMRTWLPAGEALLQMIAIHLPSPVTAQKYRMEMLYEGPLDDEAAIGIKNCDPNGPLMMYVSKMVPTSDKGRFYAFGRVFSGKVSTGMKARIMGPNFQPGKKEDLYEKAIQRTILMMGRYVEAIEDVPSGNICGLVGVDQFLVKTGTITTFKDAHNMKVMKFSVSPVVRVAVEPKNPADLPKLVEGLKRLAKSDPMVQCIIEESGEHIIAGAGELHLEICLKDLEEDHACIPIKKSDPVVSYRETISEQSNQMCLSKSPNKHNRLFMMACPMPDGLAEDIDSGDVNPRDDFKVRARYLNEKYDYDVTEARKIWCFGPDGSGPNILVDCTKGVQYLNEIKDSVVAGFQWATKEGVLSEENLRGVRFNIHDVTLHADAIHRGGGQIIPTTRRCLYACLLTASPRIMEPVYLCEIQCPEVAVGGIYGVLNRRRGHVFEEQQVAGTPMFVVKAYLPVNESFGFTADLRSNTGGQAFPQCVFDHWQILPGDPMELTSRPYQVVQETRKRKGLKEGLPDLNAYLDKL
- the LOC105840140 gene encoding uncharacterized protein LOC105840140, producing the protein MAATDTCKIKSTTKSISRRNVPIIHVRGTHYEIGFDIGRTFAKMIQDFVDIYKPLNEEYLPVFATEQGKKVYNETLDAVKKQFPQYVREIEGTADGANVPFHKLFLMHLDDILPNVTGMQGNALPVGCSTIICNKPGHEILGHNEDAVRETLNHWYIVSAHVIEKGYKEEKFTSLSYAGFLPGYTMGYNHHGLVYSINTLSAAVLRSGKTPRYFITRALLGVANFVQAQQTLRNEGYGAAEGFSVNMTFLAQEGDRMFHNAEVGPAEIDANRSQLSILTVSPGENISHCNKYLHLKVAEVEGRIIQSSIRRMEAISKHRPAESRQDVIDILSDQTGKDYRVYQDFGSDDDAIKTIATGIFDCIERTWSIYTDVPQFNEPIVVIPMQLRDFATPQNGKARK